A single Candidatus Chromulinivoraceae bacterium DNA region contains:
- the pyrB gene encoding aspartate carbamoyltransferase yields MQHILTADQFNHEELAQLFGRAVFFREQDSKIATRQAIMKLHHGRIMVSMFYEPSTRTRFSFEIAAAKLGMTVVGTENAAEFSSAAKGETIEDTVQVLNEYGVDAICMRTKEDGHAARAANVSKVAIINGGDGKAEHPTQAVLDMYTIYEHFGRLDNLRVVMGGDLAHGRTVRSLAQLLSTYPNNHIVFVSTPDLQIGQDIKERLTKNDTTFEETDDIQKAFSGTDVVYWTRIQLERHGNDKLDLGQGKFVINKTTLNYLPKESIIMHPLPRVHEITTDVNNDPRAQYFRQAGNGLYIRMAMLDQILKELP; encoded by the coding sequence ATGCAACATATTCTCACGGCGGATCAATTTAATCACGAAGAGTTAGCGCAGCTATTTGGCCGCGCTGTTTTTTTTAGAGAACAAGATAGTAAGATCGCTACACGACAAGCAATCATGAAACTACACCATGGGCGTATTATGGTTTCAATGTTTTACGAGCCTTCAACCCGAACAAGGTTTAGCTTTGAAATCGCCGCAGCAAAACTAGGCATGACGGTCGTTGGTACTGAAAACGCAGCCGAGTTCTCCTCTGCCGCTAAGGGTGAGACGATTGAAGACACTGTGCAGGTCTTAAACGAATACGGTGTGGATGCAATTTGTATGCGCACTAAAGAAGATGGTCACGCCGCCAGAGCTGCTAACGTCAGCAAAGTTGCCATTATAAATGGCGGGGACGGCAAAGCCGAACACCCTACACAGGCCGTTCTTGATATGTATACGATCTATGAGCATTTTGGGCGGCTGGATAACTTGCGCGTTGTCATGGGTGGTGACCTAGCACACGGTCGAACAGTCCGCTCACTCGCTCAGCTGCTTTCAACCTACCCAAACAATCATATTGTGTTTGTCTCAACGCCAGACTTACAAATAGGCCAGGATATTAAAGAGCGACTTACAAAGAACGATACAACATTTGAAGAAACGGATGATATACAAAAAGCCTTTTCAGGTACGGATGTTGTTTATTGGACTCGTATTCAGTTAGAACGACATGGCAACGACAAGTTAGATCTTGGTCAAGGTAAGTTCGTTATTAATAAAACAACGCTCAACTACCTCCCTAAAGAATCGATCATTATGCATCCCCTACCTCGGGTACACGAAATTACGACAGACGTTAATAATGATCCACGCGCGCAATACTTCCGGCAAGCCGGTAATGGGCTATACATTCGTATGGCCATGCTTGACCAGATATTAAAAGAGCTCCCCTAG
- a CDS encoding type II secretion system protein — protein sequence MNAQQQKQKGFTIIEVVLVLAIAALIFLMVFIALPALQRSQRDTQRKQDLSRAITAVTNYQSNNRGGLPSDWVGFATSYLRSNGDSFTDPAGTDYKFVPGPIASGASFDASNPSIYENVGASCNGESLTTNAGAHKVALQMKLEGGGIACDNN from the coding sequence ATGAACGCTCAACAGCAAAAACAAAAAGGTTTTACCATCATCGAGGTCGTCTTGGTGCTGGCTATTGCCGCTCTGATCTTCTTGATGGTATTTATTGCATTACCTGCATTGCAGCGCAGCCAGCGCGATACGCAGCGTAAGCAGGACCTTAGCCGGGCTATCACTGCAGTGACTAACTACCAATCGAATAACCGCGGTGGCTTACCATCGGACTGGGTTGGATTTGCAACGAGTTATCTACGGTCAAACGGTGATTCATTTACCGATCCAGCGGGTACGGACTATAAATTTGTTCCTGGCCCCATAGCCTCAGGAGCATCTTTTGACGCATCTAATCCAAGCATCTATGAAAATGTCGGTGCAAGTTGTAATGGAGAAAGTTTAACAACTAACGCTGGAGCTCACAAGGTTGCGCTTCAGATGAAGCTTGAAGGCGGTGGTATCGCCTGTGACAACAACTAG
- a CDS encoding SurA N-terminal domain-containing protein has translation MKKLPFKRRRGAMQAIPSRITNETVAEHRERILAGGRRFKYPMQYARHKLVINTIIVTLVTLVLAAVVGWWQLYQVQNTSSFFYRVTRVLPLPVASVDGQSVRYSSYLMYYNSSAHYLQSSEQVDLGSSDGKRQLDYVKRKSMDNVEQDAYAAKLAGQLGVSVSDQQVDQVITNDRNTANGTISQETYDASALSILGWSPDEYRQDAKSKLLHQAVAYAIDVTAKGKADQAASLVKAPNADFGAIATQLGGNGSAKVTAGVSGMVPLTNSDGGLSAEATKLQKGAVSGVMKTTTGDGYYFVRLLDKSDTQINYEYIRIPLIKFDEQFAALKKDNKIHEYISVPNVDNQSVTQ, from the coding sequence ATGAAGAAACTACCGTTTAAGAGACGCAGGGGAGCTATGCAGGCAATTCCTTCACGTATTACCAATGAAACGGTTGCAGAGCACAGAGAGCGTATTCTAGCTGGCGGACGCCGGTTTAAGTATCCTATGCAGTACGCTCGTCACAAGCTTGTAATAAATACTATAATTGTAACACTCGTTACTCTGGTACTAGCTGCGGTTGTTGGGTGGTGGCAGCTTTACCAGGTACAAAATACGAGTTCATTCTTTTATCGAGTTACGCGCGTCTTGCCATTACCTGTAGCATCGGTTGATGGACAATCTGTCCGTTATAGCTCATATCTTATGTATTACAACAGTTCCGCACACTACTTACAGTCGAGCGAACAAGTCGATCTTGGCAGTAGTGACGGCAAGCGTCAACTTGACTATGTTAAACGAAAATCAATGGACAATGTTGAACAGGATGCCTACGCGGCCAAGTTAGCCGGGCAGCTTGGAGTTAGTGTGAGCGATCAGCAGGTAGACCAAGTAATTACAAACGATCGCAACACGGCAAACGGTACAATCTCACAAGAAACATACGATGCTTCGGCGCTTAGCATCTTAGGATGGTCACCAGATGAATACCGGCAGGATGCAAAAAGTAAGTTACTCCACCAGGCAGTTGCGTACGCAATTGACGTAACCGCTAAAGGTAAAGCCGACCAAGCAGCGAGTCTTGTGAAAGCTCCAAATGCTGACTTTGGCGCTATTGCGACACAACTAGGTGGTAACGGCAGCGCAAAGGTTACTGCTGGTGTATCCGGCATGGTGCCACTTACAAACAGCGATGGAGGTCTCAGTGCTGAGGCGACTAAACTCCAAAAAGGTGCTGTATCAGGCGTTATGAAAACGACAACAGGTGATGGTTATTACTTTGTACGACTTCTTGATAAGAGTGACACGCAAATTAATTACGAATACATACGTATTCCACTTATCAAGTTTGATGAACAATTTGCTGCACTCAAAAAAGACAACAAGATTCACGAATATATTTCTGTTCCAAATGTAGATAACCAATCAGTAACGCAATAG
- a CDS encoding type II secretion system F family protein, protein MKKFNYQAKDTSTNKIVKATVQADSETAAAKLLIAQGFTPLDIQEIDESSSLIGRLTNRITTKDRVVFTRQLATLIGAGLPLSQSLHTVLEQTENKRLQGVIEDIVASIEGGKSLSESFAKHPEVFDSVFLALIAAGETSGTLDESLNRIAAQQEKDAATMSKIRGALTYPIIVLVVIFAVLAFMLFTVVPQVEKLYHDLKKTLPLITQVMVSAASFFASFWWLIIIVVGIGTYFFLQYLKTESGIHMKDTFKLNVPMFGKMFRKLYMARFARTGQTLLSTGVAMLDMLRITSNAVNNSVVSRSIDRAAEKVKGGKALSAALKPEDYILPLVPQMIRIGEQSGKIDEMMGKTAQVYEDELDEEIKAISTAIEPILMVVLAVVAGGMVAAILLPIYSLVNGINV, encoded by the coding sequence ATGAAGAAGTTTAACTACCAGGCAAAAGATACCTCAACGAATAAAATCGTTAAGGCAACTGTGCAGGCAGACTCCGAGACGGCGGCTGCTAAATTGCTTATTGCCCAGGGGTTTACTCCACTCGATATTCAAGAGATTGATGAGAGTAGTAGTCTGATCGGTCGTCTTACGAACCGAATTACCACAAAGGATCGAGTGGTGTTTACGCGTCAGCTCGCTACCTTGATCGGTGCCGGCTTGCCGTTGTCTCAGAGTCTTCATACGGTGCTTGAGCAAACTGAAAACAAGCGACTTCAAGGGGTGATCGAAGACATTGTGGCATCTATCGAAGGTGGTAAGTCACTTTCAGAGTCATTTGCAAAACACCCAGAAGTGTTTGACTCTGTCTTCCTGGCACTAATCGCCGCAGGCGAAACTTCTGGTACGTTGGATGAGTCGCTCAACCGTATAGCAGCTCAGCAAGAAAAAGATGCTGCTACGATGAGTAAAATTCGTGGCGCTCTGACGTATCCGATTATTGTGCTTGTTGTCATTTTTGCTGTATTGGCGTTCATGTTGTTCACTGTTGTTCCACAGGTAGAAAAACTCTACCATGATCTTAAAAAAACGCTACCACTCATTACGCAGGTGATGGTGTCTGCTGCTAGCTTTTTTGCGAGCTTTTGGTGGCTCATCATCATCGTTGTCGGTATTGGTACCTATTTCTTTTTGCAGTACCTCAAAACAGAAAGTGGTATTCATATGAAAGATACCTTCAAACTTAATGTGCCAATGTTTGGCAAGATGTTTCGTAAACTTTACATGGCGCGTTTTGCGCGAACTGGACAGACACTCCTTTCGACGGGTGTTGCAATGCTTGATATGCTACGAATCACCAGTAACGCTGTTAATAACTCGGTCGTCTCGAGAAGCATCGACAGAGCGGCAGAGAAGGTGAAGGGCGGTAAAGCGCTATCTGCTGCACTTAAGCCAGAAGATTACATCCTGCCACTTGTCCCTCAGATGATTCGTATTGGCGAGCAATCCGGTAAGATTGACGAGATGATGGGGAAGACGGCTCAGGTGTATGAAGACGAGCTTGACGAAGAGATAAAGGCGATCTCAACCGCTATCGAACCTATTCTTATGGTTGTTCTTGCAGTCGTGGCTGGTGGTATGGTTGCTGCAATCTTGCTTCCAATCTACTCGCTGGTCAATGGTATAAATGTATAG
- a CDS encoding nucleoside-diphosphate kinase gives MERTLVVFKPDAVQRGIVGEVLSRFEKVGLKIIAMKMVNPDEAHYYHHYETIGKMVSRRGEAQFRVQLGAMQEGPVIAMVLEGVSAVKQVRKMVGTTSTNEAAPGTIRGDYAHASLDHVNTHNVALPTILHASGDPDEAAQEIEHWFNSKEIFADYQTVHEYFTQPMPAKTRK, from the coding sequence ATGGAACGAACACTGGTTGTTTTTAAGCCAGATGCTGTACAACGCGGTATCGTCGGAGAAGTGTTGAGCCGATTCGAAAAAGTTGGTCTTAAGATCATTGCAATGAAAATGGTGAACCCAGACGAGGCTCACTACTACCACCACTATGAGACAATTGGCAAGATGGTGTCCCGTCGTGGAGAGGCTCAATTTAGAGTACAACTTGGTGCTATGCAGGAAGGTCCCGTTATTGCTATGGTACTCGAGGGTGTCAGTGCAGTTAAACAAGTTCGCAAAATGGTTGGTACTACTAGTACGAACGAAGCTGCCCCTGGCACGATTCGCGGCGACTACGCACATGCCAGTCTCGATCACGTTAACACGCACAATGTTGCACTGCCAACAATTCTGCATGCTTCAGGCGATCCTGATGAGGCAGCCCAGGAAATTGAACACTGGTTTAATTCTAAAGAAATTTTTGCTGACTACCAAACAGTCCACGAGTATTTTACTCAGCCAATGCCAGCAAAAACTCGTAAATAG
- a CDS encoding PH domain-containing protein, translating into MSKKDRSSEGLDFDGQRDGEQLLFVFRRHMISMRKGFYLLVIPFALLAIPPLIWQTNLELFLLPILGLTIGLFLFSYHFIMWYFTVYIVTDQRLRQITQQGFFGKNVVELRLSKIQNISYNVPGLSGEIFGYGTIVIQTLVGDLVIHKVEHPDEIYNKLQDAVSAAITGGQGDYEETTV; encoded by the coding sequence ATGAGCAAAAAAGACCGTTCTTCGGAGGGACTCGACTTTGACGGACAGCGTGATGGCGAGCAACTGCTTTTTGTATTTCGACGCCATATGATCTCTATGCGTAAAGGCTTTTACCTTCTTGTCATTCCATTTGCACTTCTCGCTATACCACCACTTATCTGGCAAACGAACCTAGAACTTTTCTTACTCCCAATTCTCGGTCTCACTATTGGCCTATTTCTTTTTTCTTATCACTTTATTATGTGGTATTTTACTGTATACATTGTGACCGATCAGCGTCTTCGCCAGATAACGCAACAGGGATTTTTTGGTAAGAATGTGGTGGAACTGCGACTGTCAAAGATCCAAAACATAAGCTATAATGTACCTGGACTAAGTGGCGAAATTTTTGGATACGGCACGATTGTCATTCAGACTCTTGTGGGTGACCTTGTTATCCACAAGGTTGAGCATCCGGATGAAATTTATAACAAGCTACAAGATGCGGTTTCGGCTGCTATAACTGGTGGGCAAGGAGATTATGAAGAAACTACCGTTTAA
- a CDS encoding superoxide dismutase encodes MYKLPDLPYNYDALGKYISGDIMKLHHDKHHQAYVDKLNMAIDSAPALRERPLESLLDDLDVLPENVKTIIRNNGGGHYNHALFWQWMSPDGGGEPTGELADKIIAQYGSYQGFVDEFTAKALSVFGSGWAWLQPNMEIITTPNQDTPIMQGKEAPLLGLDVWEHAYYLDYKNKRDDYVKSWWNVVNWDFVAERYGQK; translated from the coding sequence ATGTATAAATTACCAGACCTGCCATATAACTATGATGCGCTTGGCAAGTACATCAGTGGCGACATTATGAAACTTCATCATGATAAACATCATCAAGCGTATGTAGACAAGCTAAACATGGCAATTGACAGCGCTCCGGCATTACGTGAGCGTCCACTTGAGAGTCTTTTAGATGATCTGGACGTGCTTCCAGAAAACGTTAAAACGATTATTCGCAATAACGGTGGCGGGCACTATAACCACGCCCTATTTTGGCAATGGATGTCTCCAGACGGCGGAGGCGAACCAACAGGGGAACTGGCAGATAAAATTATTGCACAATATGGTAGCTATCAAGGTTTTGTGGATGAATTTACAGCGAAGGCCCTCAGTGTGTTTGGAAGTGGCTGGGCATGGCTTCAACCAAATATGGAAATAATCACAACACCCAATCAAGACACTCCAATCATGCAGGGCAAAGAGGCGCCGCTATTAGGCCTTGATGTGTGGGAGCATGCGTATTATCTTGACTATAAGAACAAACGCGATGATTACGTAAAATCATGGTGGAACGTGGTCAACTGGGACTTTGTAGCTGAACGTTATGGCCAGAAATAG
- a CDS encoding macro domain-containing protein, which translates to MTEVTVQEGDITKVSADALITAINSGGMWFSGIDGAIQRCAGPMFHNQAATANLSDGVTVFAQATQQHSGAFRNVLFVVDDLRQPLSQIVEIALKAADSAGVTSVTLPAMRTGVMAGAYERTTQEAVAQIGIGVRNFVAGGPRSVRQITFVVYNDPSNARTLRNTFA; encoded by the coding sequence ATGACCGAGGTCACGGTACAGGAAGGCGACATCACCAAGGTGAGCGCCGACGCACTCATCACCGCCATCAACTCTGGCGGTATGTGGTTCAGTGGTATCGACGGCGCGATTCAGCGCTGTGCGGGCCCGATGTTCCACAACCAGGCGGCAACTGCCAACCTGAGCGATGGCGTCACCGTGTTCGCCCAAGCGACCCAACAGCACAGTGGTGCATTCCGCAACGTCCTGTTCGTCGTGGACGATCTGCGACAGCCACTCAGCCAGATCGTGGAGATCGCGCTGAAGGCCGCCGACAGCGCTGGCGTCACCAGCGTCACCCTGCCTGCAATGCGCACAGGTGTCATGGCCGGCGCATACGAGCGCACCACCCAGGAAGCCGTCGCTCAGATCGGGATCGGCGTTCGCAACTTCGTCGCCGGAGGGCCACGAAGTGTTCGCCAGATCACCTTCGTGGTCTACAACGACCCGAGCAATGCGCGCACACTCCGGAACACCTTCGCCTAA
- a CDS encoding HD domain-containing protein: MDRLGLRESCARCRRSNQKNSQGANIDLAVAGALLHDVADAVMARERPEHEAESLKIAEELLKESGFDMQDTAFVVDEIIKPHSCKELKPTSLEGKVMATADGAAHFLTDFYPLFCWRHYGPKDDYVIFKDWMHGKMEKDFNKKLFFDDVRREVRPRYEALKLIFFVKDRV, from the coding sequence ATGGATCGATTGGGCCTACGAGAATCATGTGCTCGTTGTCGCCGATCTAACCAAAAGAATAGCCAAGGGGCGAATATTGACCTCGCGGTTGCTGGAGCGCTCCTCCATGACGTTGCTGATGCAGTTATGGCACGCGAGCGTCCAGAGCACGAAGCCGAAAGCCTCAAGATCGCCGAAGAATTATTGAAGGAAAGTGGTTTCGATATGCAGGACACGGCTTTTGTAGTGGACGAGATCATCAAACCGCATAGCTGCAAGGAGCTGAAGCCGACATCACTGGAAGGAAAAGTTATGGCTACCGCTGATGGCGCTGCCCACTTTCTCACGGATTTCTATCCACTTTTTTGTTGGCGACACTATGGTCCGAAAGATGACTACGTAATATTCAAAGACTGGATGCATGGAAAAATGGAAAAGGACTTCAATAAAAAATTGTTCTTCGATGATGTAAGACGGGAAGTGCGGCCTCGCTACGAGGCATTGAAGCTAATCTTTTTCGTTAAAGATCGGGTCTAA
- the xerA gene encoding site-specific tyrosine recombinase/integron integrase, with protein MYLSELILDYIEHLEVEGGRSAKTAENYKLYLERFVEFSNDTTVDKITSEVIRKYRLWLNRYKNDNEDELATITQSYHLIALRGFLGYLSKRDIPSLSPEKIELPKVSRKQVTFLHYDEVTRLLDSIPLDSEAGLRDRAIIELLFSSGLRVSELANLNRDHVNTKRREFMVRGKGQKDRPVFIGEATALRVEDYLSARLDNLPPLFLSYSRNNTTNTTGEYRRLTTRSIQRIINKYARLAGITKHVSPHTMRHSFATDLLMNGADIRSVQSMLGHSNISTTQVYTHVTDEHLREVYEKFHSDTDT; from the coding sequence ATGTATTTAAGTGAACTTATATTAGATTATATTGAACACCTTGAAGTGGAGGGAGGACGGTCTGCAAAAACCGCTGAAAATTACAAACTATACCTAGAACGGTTTGTAGAGTTTAGTAACGACACGACCGTTGATAAAATTACCTCAGAGGTGATTCGTAAATACAGGCTTTGGCTTAACCGTTACAAAAACGACAACGAGGATGAGCTGGCAACGATTACACAGAGCTACCACCTCATTGCTCTACGCGGTTTTTTAGGCTACCTCTCTAAGCGCGACATACCCAGCCTTAGCCCGGAAAAAATTGAACTCCCTAAGGTATCACGTAAACAAGTGACATTCTTGCACTACGATGAAGTTACGCGCCTACTCGATAGCATCCCTCTTGATAGCGAGGCTGGACTCCGAGATAGAGCAATTATCGAACTTCTTTTTTCAAGTGGATTACGCGTTTCAGAACTTGCTAACCTAAACCGTGACCATGTTAACACCAAGCGTCGTGAGTTCATGGTCCGTGGTAAGGGCCAGAAAGATCGGCCGGTATTTATTGGCGAAGCCACTGCCCTCCGCGTCGAAGACTATCTATCCGCTCGATTAGATAATCTACCTCCTCTTTTTTTGAGTTATAGTCGCAACAACACCACAAACACAACAGGTGAATATCGCCGCCTTACCACACGAAGCATACAGCGTATCATCAATAAGTATGCACGCTTGGCAGGCATCACTAAACATGTTAGTCCGCATACAATGAGGCATAGCTTTGCTACTGATTTACTTATGAACGGCGCTGATATACGCAGTGTACAGTCAATGCTTGGTCACAGCAACATTAGTACAACCCAGGTTTATACTCATGTTACGGATGAGCACCTACGCGAAGTATATGAGAAGTTTCACAGTGATACGGATACCTAG
- a CDS encoding glycosyltransferase family 2 protein, translated as MIDLELPLKKRTRQYRFFEMLPAILSYGMLIMLVVLSLLSPLAAAIYLLLLIITVLVKAFGIAAHTITGRQRLDRAQKVDWHARLKQLEEPVESYEKEKIEHSSGFGFEAHKENLRLMAADSAAFPKPSQMYNAVIVAAYNEDYEVIEPTMQTLADTHYDSDRMIVIFTYEERGGEGIEKTAKRLEKRFKNTFKTFEIIKHPDGLPNEVRGKGGNITFAGEYLKGLLNEQKIAYKDVIVTTLDCDNRPHATYFDYVTYEYIVHEDRKHLSYQPIALFLNNIWDAPAPMRVLATGNSFWNIISSMRPHTLRNFASHSQPMDALVEMKFWSKRSIVEDGHQYWRSYFYFNGNYAVTPIYVPIYQDAVLSTTYGRTLKAQFMQLRRWAYGASDIPYVATRIFTKDRNVPLLPGLARLLRLIDGHVTLASISILVAVGGWVPLLINSQAARDIAAHQLPEVISGIQQVAMVGLLITVFLGFKMLPPRPARYKRHRTLWMVLQWGLMPVTAIVYSAASAFNAQTHLFLGKYLDNFDVTEKATHASVARARAKKADHVS; from the coding sequence ATGATTGATCTTGAGTTACCTCTAAAAAAACGAACGAGGCAGTATCGTTTCTTTGAAATGCTGCCAGCTATTCTAAGCTATGGCATGTTGATCATGTTGGTTGTTCTGTCGCTGTTAAGTCCACTAGCCGCTGCTATTTATCTACTCCTTCTTATCATTACAGTGCTTGTAAAGGCCTTTGGCATTGCTGCTCATACCATTACGGGTCGTCAACGTCTTGATAGAGCGCAGAAGGTGGATTGGCATGCTCGTCTTAAACAATTAGAAGAACCTGTTGAAAGTTACGAAAAAGAAAAGATTGAGCATTCGTCTGGCTTTGGGTTTGAGGCCCATAAAGAGAACCTACGACTCATGGCGGCTGACTCGGCTGCCTTTCCTAAGCCGTCTCAGATGTACAACGCGGTGATTGTAGCGGCATATAATGAGGACTATGAAGTTATTGAGCCAACCATGCAAACATTGGCGGATACTCACTACGATAGCGATCGTATGATCGTTATCTTTACGTATGAAGAGCGGGGTGGCGAGGGGATTGAAAAAACCGCAAAACGCCTCGAAAAGCGATTTAAAAACACCTTTAAGACCTTTGAGATTATTAAACACCCCGATGGGCTCCCTAATGAAGTGAGAGGCAAGGGCGGTAACATTACGTTTGCAGGCGAATACCTGAAAGGTCTGTTGAATGAGCAGAAAATTGCCTATAAAGACGTTATCGTAACGACGCTCGACTGCGACAACCGTCCGCATGCTACATATTTCGATTACGTTACGTATGAATATATCGTACATGAAGACCGTAAACACCTTTCATACCAACCGATCGCACTCTTTTTGAATAATATTTGGGATGCACCGGCACCTATGCGTGTACTTGCCACTGGTAACTCGTTTTGGAATATCATTAGCTCTATGCGACCTCATACGCTTCGAAACTTTGCTTCACACTCACAGCCTATGGACGCGCTTGTGGAGATGAAATTCTGGAGTAAACGCTCTATCGTTGAAGACGGCCATCAGTATTGGCGCAGTTATTTTTACTTTAACGGTAACTATGCCGTTACGCCGATCTATGTTCCTATCTATCAAGACGCCGTTCTTTCTACAACCTACGGCCGTACCCTTAAGGCACAGTTTATGCAACTTCGCCGTTGGGCTTATGGCGCATCAGATATTCCATATGTGGCAACGCGTATTTTTACGAAAGACCGCAATGTGCCGCTTTTACCTGGGCTCGCACGACTTCTTCGTCTCATAGATGGCCATGTTACATTAGCAAGCATTTCCATACTTGTTGCTGTAGGCGGGTGGGTGCCGCTACTTATTAATAGTCAAGCAGCCCGCGATATTGCTGCTCACCAACTGCCTGAGGTGATTAGCGGTATTCAGCAAGTCGCAATGGTAGGACTGCTCATTACTGTTTTCTTAGGCTTCAAGATGTTACCGCCGCGTCCAGCTCGGTATAAGCGCCACCGTACCCTTTGGATGGTGCTACAGTGGGGTCTTATGCCCGTAACGGCTATCGTCTATAGTGCAGCTTCGGCGTTTAACGCCCAGACCCATCTTTTCTTAGGTAAGTATCTTGATAATTTCGATGTTACTGAGAAGGCGACCCACGCTTCGGTTGCCCGTGCTCGCGCCAAGAAGGCCGACCACGTTTCTTAG
- a CDS encoding prepilin peptidase translates to MERLIIAGGLALFGLVMGSFAGATVWRLRARQLKEDKAAGEKINQKEYKALESLTKSTFTSDRSQCLHCGHRLAWYDLIPLVSWLSTGGKCRYCKQKIGWFEPLMELGVAIFFAGTYIMWPQALLTAPQFTYFLLWLIAGVLLAILFAYDLKWFILPNRIVFPLIGVAAVATCFNIFSSLDPLAMAINALIAIVILSGLYFILWLVSKGRWIGFGDVKLGLALALLLSDWKLAFIALFAANLIGCLIVIPGMVIGKLTRKTHVPFGPLLILGTVIAAWFGNVILTWYFNAFI, encoded by the coding sequence ATGGAACGATTGATTATTGCAGGGGGTTTGGCGCTTTTTGGCCTCGTTATGGGAAGTTTTGCTGGTGCAACCGTATGGCGTCTACGTGCCCGTCAGCTTAAAGAAGACAAAGCAGCTGGTGAAAAAATAAACCAAAAAGAATACAAAGCGCTCGAGTCGCTGACTAAATCAACCTTTACGAGTGATCGCTCTCAGTGTCTACATTGTGGCCACAGACTTGCATGGTATGATCTTATCCCACTCGTGAGTTGGCTAAGCACTGGAGGGAAGTGTCGTTATTGTAAGCAAAAAATAGGTTGGTTCGAGCCCTTGATGGAACTCGGTGTAGCTATATTCTTTGCTGGTACGTATATCATGTGGCCTCAAGCGCTTCTAACAGCGCCACAATTTACCTATTTCCTACTCTGGCTTATTGCAGGTGTGCTCCTGGCGATTTTGTTCGCGTACGATCTTAAATGGTTCATTCTACCAAACCGTATCGTGTTTCCACTTATTGGTGTAGCTGCGGTAGCAACATGCTTCAATATCTTTAGCTCACTTGATCCGTTGGCTATGGCGATCAATGCGCTTATTGCCATTGTTATATTGAGTGGACTTTATTTCATTCTATGGCTTGTCTCGAAAGGGCGGTGGATCGGTTTTGGCGATGTAAAGCTAGGACTGGCATTAGCACTTTTACTTAGTGATTGGAAACTGGCCTTCATCGCCTTGTTTGCAGCTAACCTAATTGGTTGCCTGATTGTGATCCCGGGAATGGTTATTGGTAAGCTTACGCGCAAAACGCACGTACCATTTGGACCATTGCTTATCTTAGGCACGGTAATCGCAGCATGGTTTGGTAATGTTATTTTGACTTGGTATTTCAACGCATTTATATAG
- a CDS encoding type II secretion system protein yields MNHRKQNGFTLIELMLAMTFISVLLVAVAMTTIQIGNIYNKGITLREVDQAGRAVTTELQQSIASSVPFDVTPKVDNSPATATSKYVMLPGGGRLCLGNYSYAWNYGSALAGGPGAPALYNKYDDNTPVHFAKVADAGGALCSNMNTTVTRLDATEILTTGDRDLVVHAFSIAQTASDASTSQAIYAISMVIGTNDRQQLTTDNTSCKPPAAGVGDQDYCSVNRFDIIARAGNKSGGQ; encoded by the coding sequence ATGAACCATAGAAAGCAAAACGGATTTACACTCATTGAGCTCATGCTTGCCATGACCTTTATCTCCGTTCTTCTAGTTGCAGTCGCTATGACAACGATTCAAATAGGAAATATCTACAATAAAGGTATTACGCTGCGTGAAGTAGACCAGGCCGGGCGTGCTGTCACTACGGAACTGCAGCAGAGTATTGCCTCGAGTGTTCCGTTTGATGTAACGCCTAAAGTCGATAACTCACCAGCAACGGCCACATCAAAGTACGTTATGCTACCAGGTGGTGGGCGACTTTGTTTGGGAAACTACAGCTACGCTTGGAACTATGGTTCCGCGCTTGCGGGAGGCCCTGGTGCGCCAGCGCTATATAATAAGTACGATGACAATACACCCGTTCACTTTGCTAAGGTAGCGGATGCTGGAGGTGCTCTGTGCTCAAACATGAACACAACAGTTACTCGATTAGATGCGACGGAGATACTGACAACAGGTGATCGTGATCTTGTTGTGCATGCATTCTCCATTGCACAAACAGCAAGCGACGCAAGTACAAGTCAAGCCATCTACGCTATTTCTATGGTAATAGGGACGAATGACAGGCAGCAGCTAACAACAGACAATACGTCTTGTAAGCCGCCAGCCGCAGGAGTAGGCGATCAAGATTATTGTTCAGTAAATAGGTTTGATATTATTGCACGTGCAGGCAACAAATCGGGAGGTCAATAA